A stretch of Microbulbifer bruguierae DNA encodes these proteins:
- a CDS encoding ABC transporter ATP-binding protein: MSILLDISHIDMEFPTPKGPFTALRDVDLKIAKGEFVSLIGHSGCGKSTVLNVVAGLYQATRGGVILDGKEVTEPGPERAVVFQNHSLLPWLTAYENVELAVKQVFGKTKTRAEMRTWIEHNLELVHMGHAMHKRPGEISGGMKQRVGIARALAMQPKVLLMDEPFGALDALTRAHMQDSLMEIQAELNNTVIMITHDVDEAVLLSDRIVMMTNGPAATIGEILDVDLERPRHRLELADDTLYNQYRARVLKFLHERHSKPDVPVKKRNTEQASQKVATPTPQKAAKPTVEDAA; this comes from the coding sequence ATGAGCATCCTCCTGGACATCAGCCATATCGATATGGAATTCCCGACACCCAAGGGGCCGTTTACCGCCCTGCGGGATGTCGACCTGAAAATTGCCAAGGGGGAATTCGTCTCCCTGATTGGCCACTCCGGTTGTGGCAAATCCACGGTGTTGAATGTGGTAGCGGGCCTTTACCAGGCCACCCGCGGCGGGGTGATTCTGGATGGCAAGGAAGTGACTGAGCCCGGCCCCGAGCGCGCCGTGGTATTCCAGAATCACTCACTGCTGCCCTGGCTCACGGCCTACGAAAATGTCGAGCTTGCGGTAAAGCAGGTGTTCGGCAAAACAAAAACCAGGGCCGAAATGCGCACCTGGATAGAACACAATCTGGAACTGGTGCACATGGGCCACGCAATGCACAAGCGCCCGGGCGAAATTTCCGGTGGCATGAAACAGCGTGTCGGTATCGCCCGCGCTTTGGCCATGCAACCCAAAGTACTGCTGATGGACGAACCCTTTGGTGCGCTCGACGCACTGACTCGCGCTCACATGCAGGACTCTCTGATGGAAATCCAGGCAGAGCTCAACAATACCGTCATCATGATTACCCACGACGTAGACGAAGCGGTACTGCTGTCCGATCGCATTGTCATGATGACCAACGGACCTGCCGCCACCATCGGAGAAATTCTCGACGTAGATCTGGAGCGCCCGCGCCACCGGTTAGAGCTCGCGGATGACACTCTCTACAACCAGTACCGGGCACGGGTATTGAAGTTCCTCCACGAGCGACACAGCAAACCCGACGTACCGGTAAAAAAACGCAATACCGAGCAAGCCTCTCAGAAGGTGGCAACCCCAACGCCTCAAAAGGCCGCGAAACCGACGGTCGAAGACGCCGCCTGA
- a CDS encoding alginate export family protein, translating to MKSATSALQTSQRLPRQLLAAAIGAVSLAAINLPVAAQESVEPEAPAVTSLGDALAQGDVTLSFRARTELVDTDGSDVDLTSLKTRLTYSSAAYQGFSTLIEMDDVTHITDFEGGVGDPEGTEVNQAYLAYTTSGTTFKYGRQRILLDNQRFVGGVGFRQNEQTYDGFSASNTSLADTTLFLAHIHNVNRIFGEDSPAGDHANDTYLLNAKYAGLSAGALSGYAYLIDNEDAAAFSTDTYGLRFAGSQAGFAYALEYAMQSSAANNPADYDADYLLAEGSYKMGPVTLAGGYELLGADGADGQFITPLATLHKFQGWNDKFLGGGTGNILGGIEDVYLSLGTSLGGVKFALNYHQLSSDDSGVSGMDKLGSEAGFLVAGKLAGVNLSMKYSAYSADDFSVDTDKLWLTAEASF from the coding sequence ATGAAATCAGCAACTTCTGCACTTCAGACCTCACAACGCCTGCCCCGTCAGCTTCTGGCTGCAGCCATCGGCGCAGTGTCCCTTGCTGCCATCAATCTGCCGGTCGCGGCACAGGAGAGCGTGGAACCGGAAGCTCCCGCCGTAACCAGTCTCGGTGATGCGCTGGCACAGGGTGATGTAACACTGAGCTTTCGCGCCCGCACAGAACTGGTGGATACCGACGGTAGCGATGTGGATCTCACCAGCCTGAAAACGCGCCTGACCTATTCTTCCGCGGCCTATCAGGGTTTCAGCACCCTGATTGAAATGGACGACGTCACCCATATCACCGACTTTGAAGGTGGCGTTGGCGACCCCGAAGGTACCGAGGTAAATCAGGCCTACCTCGCTTACACCACCAGCGGCACCACCTTCAAATACGGCCGTCAACGGATATTGCTGGATAACCAGCGATTCGTCGGTGGTGTCGGTTTCCGTCAGAATGAACAGACCTACGACGGGTTCAGCGCAAGCAATACAAGCCTGGCGGACACCACACTGTTTCTCGCCCATATCCACAACGTAAACCGGATTTTCGGCGAAGACAGCCCCGCAGGTGACCACGCGAACGATACCTACCTACTGAATGCGAAGTACGCAGGCCTTTCCGCTGGCGCACTGAGCGGATATGCGTATCTGATCGACAACGAAGATGCTGCAGCCTTCTCCACCGACACCTATGGCCTGCGTTTTGCCGGCAGCCAGGCCGGCTTCGCGTACGCGCTGGAATACGCCATGCAATCTTCTGCAGCGAACAACCCGGCGGACTACGACGCAGACTACCTCCTCGCTGAAGGCAGCTACAAAATGGGCCCGGTTACCCTCGCCGGCGGTTACGAATTGCTGGGTGCAGACGGCGCCGATGGCCAGTTCATCACGCCCCTCGCCACCCTGCACAAATTTCAGGGCTGGAATGACAAATTCCTGGGAGGCGGCACCGGCAATATTCTGGGGGGAATTGAAGATGTATACCTGTCACTCGGCACCAGTCTCGGCGGGGTCAAGTTCGCCCTCAACTACCATCAGCTCAGTTCCGATGACAGCGGCGTTTCCGGTATGGACAAGCTCGGCAGCGAAGCGGGTTTTCTCGTCGCTGGAAAGTTGGCGGGTGTAAACCTGAGCATGAAGTACAGCGCTTACAGCGCCGACGACTTCAGTGTCGACACTGACAAACTGTGGCTGACGGCAGAAGCCAGTTTCTAA
- a CDS encoding c-type cytochrome, producing MRKSDSVSGVCVFLLVLFVTGCSKSEGPSAQEPEKLAVAVDGPPVTSPSAAGTDAAQISEQLLATYQQTCGNCHERGIVGAPATGDVAAWAPRVALGMETLVGRARNGFKAMPPAGLCYNCSDEDFAQLIRYMSSEK from the coding sequence ATGCGTAAATCTGACAGTGTCTCCGGGGTGTGTGTTTTTTTACTTGTTCTTTTTGTGACCGGTTGCTCTAAAAGTGAGGGACCATCGGCTCAGGAACCTGAAAAGCTCGCTGTTGCCGTTGATGGCCCGCCGGTGACAAGCCCATCAGCTGCAGGGACTGACGCTGCGCAGATTTCTGAACAATTACTCGCGACTTACCAGCAGACCTGTGGGAATTGTCACGAGCGCGGGATCGTCGGTGCCCCGGCAACCGGCGATGTCGCCGCTTGGGCGCCACGGGTAGCCCTGGGAATGGAAACCCTTGTGGGGCGCGCCCGGAATGGTTTCAAGGCAATGCCTCCCGCAGGTCTGTGTTACAACTGTAGCGATGAAGATTTTGCACAGTTGATCCGCTACATGTCTTCGGAAAAATAG